A window of the Plutella xylostella chromosome 11, ilPluXylo3.1, whole genome shotgun sequence genome harbors these coding sequences:
- the LOC105391415 gene encoding zinc finger protein 84 isoform X2 produces MSLPKQIRFIKVLKSPVKVKVEPPDEEDLNIECRLCSKAFANEVAVRNHLRMEHSGEEVDLDTWVTDAMMKKPGTVPTTPPQKKLKAELKSEAGRRVIARRTAALVQSMQPTDIMSLASQDVSYIIIKAEDGKLNLEETNKNRRQKRSSEDEDSPRRKNKREREREVVPISGPFECLQPSTVGPDGACHQIFFSCCDYSIHFRDEHTRRRKAVKCQVCEKVLASSIGEEATSPYPCHVCGSGFQNNADLTTHMNTVHVKLKPFECAICHKRFTQQGGVLQHMRMHTGDRPFPCSYCQKSFTQKSGLDQHLRTHTKVKPYRCVICGKTFIQSVHLKQHMRTHTNVSPFQCVICEKRFKQSSHLNYHLKHHNEANMTEDQKTKYQELIGMINSQQLLVEAGSADDEEELRQAQQVIVEEGAELLQYEAEEVEYVEEENIKEDMSEQVVVEDNREYTLTDNGDAGWSARPAP; encoded by the exons ATGTCTCTTCCGAAGCAAATCAGGTTCATAAAGGTTCTGAAGTCACCTGTAAAAGTCAAG GTGGAGCCACCAGACGAAGAGGACCTCAACATAGAGTGCCGTCTCTGCTCCAAGGCGTTTGCCAACGAGGTGGCGGTGCGCAACCACCTGCGCATGGAGCACTCGGGCGAGGAGGTGGATCTTGACACCTGGGTTACTGATGCTATGATGAAGAAGCCCGGGACTGTTCCG ACCACACCACCCCAGAAGAAGCTCAAAGCCGAGCTGAAGTCGGAAGCGGGGCGCCGGGTCATCGCGCGCCGCACCGCCGCTCTCGTGCAGTCCATGCAGCCGACTGACATCATGAGTCTGGCCAGCCAGGACGTCAGCTATATCATTATAaag GCCGAGGACGGTAAACTGAACCTAGAAGAGACCAACAAGAACAGAAGACAGAAGAGAAGCTCGGAGGATGAAGACAGCCCGAGGAGGAAGAACAAGAGGGAGAGGGAGCGAGAGGTGGTGCCGATATC CGGTCCCTTCG AGTGCCTCCAGCCCTCCACGGTGGGCCCCGACGGCGCGTGCCACCAGATCTTCTTCTCGTGCTGCGACTACTCCATACACTTTAGAGATGAACATACGAGGAGACGCAAGGCCGTGAAGTGCCAG GTTTGCGAGAAAGTGCTGGCTTCATCCATCGGCGAAGAGGCGACTTCGCCTTATCCGTGCCAC GTGTGCGGCTCAGGATTCCAGAACAACGCCGACCTAACCACCCACATGAACACAGTGCACGTCAAACTGAAGCCGTTCGAGTGCGCTATCTGCCACAAGAGATTCACGCAGCAGGGCGGCGTGCTGCAGCACATGCGCATGCACACGG GCGACCGCCCCTTCCCCTGCTCCTATTGCCAGAAGTCCTTCACACAAAAGTCAGGCCTCGACCAACACTTACGAACACACACCAAAGTGAAGCCATACCGGTGTGTTATCTGCGGGAAAACATTTATACAGTCCGTGCACTTGAAGCAACACATGAGGACTCATACGAATGTGTCGCCGTTCCAGTGTGTTATCTGCGAGAAGAGATTTAAGCAGAGCAGCCATTTGAATTATCATTTGAAGCACCATAATGAGGCGAATATGACTGAGGATCAGAA AACGAAGTACCAGGAGCTGATCGGCATGATCAACTCTCAGCAGCTGCTGGTGGAGGCGGGGTCCGCTGATGACGAGGAGGAGCTGAGGCAGGCGCAGCAG GTGATAGTGGAGGAGGGCGCGGAGCTGCTGCAGTACGAGGCCGAGGAGGTGGAGTACGTGGAGGAG
- the LOC105391415 gene encoding zinc finger protein 84 isoform X1: MSLPKQIRFIKVLKSPVKVKVEPPDEEDLNIECRLCSKAFANEVAVRNHLRMEHSGEEVDLDTWVTDAMMKKPGTVPTTPPQKKLKAELKSEAGRRVIARRTAALVQSMQPTDIMSLASQDVSYIIIKAEDGKLNLEETNKNRRQKRSSEDEDSPRRKNKREREREVVPISGPFECLQPSTVGPDGACHQIFFSCCDYSIHFRDEHTRRRKAVKCQVCEKVLASSIGEEATSPYPCHVCGSGFQNNADLTTHMNTVHVKLKPFECAICHKRFTQQGGVLQHMRMHTGDRPFPCSYCQKSFTQKSGLDQHLRTHTKVKPYRCVICGKTFIQSVHLKQHMRTHTNVSPFQCVICEKRFKQSSHLNYHLKHHNEANMTEDQKTKYQELIGMINSQQLLVEAGSADDEEELRQAQQVIVEEGAELLQYEAEEVEYVEEENIKEDMSEQVVVEDNREYTLTDNGDAGWSARPAP, translated from the exons ATGTCTCTTCCGAAGCAAATCAGGTTCATAAAGGTTCTGAAGTCACCTGTAAAAGTCAAG GTGGAGCCACCAGACGAAGAGGACCTCAACATAGAGTGCCGTCTCTGCTCCAAGGCGTTTGCCAACGAGGTGGCGGTGCGCAACCACCTGCGCATGGAGCACTCGGGCGAGGAGGTGGATCTTGACACCTGGGTTACTGATGCTATGATGAAGAAGCCCGGGACTGTTCCG ACCACACCACCCCAGAAGAAGCTCAAAGCCGAGCTGAAGTCGGAAGCGGGGCGCCGGGTCATCGCGCGCCGCACCGCCGCTCTCGTGCAGTCCATGCAGCCGACTGACATCATGAGTCTGGCCAGCCAGGACGTCAGCTATATCATTATAaag GCCGAGGACGGTAAACTGAACCTAGAAGAGACCAACAAGAACAGAAGACAGAAGAGAAGCTCGGAGGATGAAGACAGCCCGAGGAGGAAGAACAAGAGGGAGAGGGAGCGAGAGGTGGTGCCGATATC CGGTCCCTTCGAGTGTCTCCAGCCCTCCACAGTCGGCCCCGACGGCGCGTGCCACCAGATCTTCTTCTCGTGCTGCGACTACTCCATACACTTCAGAGATGAACATACGAGGAGACGCAAGGCTGTGAAATGCCAG GTTTGCGAGAAAGTGCTGGCTTCATCCATCGGCGAAGAGGCGACTTCGCCTTATCCGTGCCAC GTGTGCGGCTCAGGATTCCAGAACAACGCCGACCTAACCACCCACATGAACACAGTGCACGTCAAACTGAAGCCGTTCGAGTGCGCTATCTGCCACAAGAGATTCACGCAGCAGGGCGGCGTGCTGCAGCACATGCGCATGCACACGG GCGACCGCCCCTTCCCCTGCTCCTATTGCCAGAAGTCCTTCACACAAAAGTCAGGCCTCGACCAACACTTACGAACACACACCAAAGTGAAGCCATACCGGTGTGTTATCTGCGGGAAAACATTTATACAGTCCGTGCACTTGAAGCAACACATGAGGACTCATACGAATGTGTCGCCGTTCCAGTGTGTTATCTGCGAGAAGAGATTTAAGCAGAGCAGCCATTTGAATTATCATTTGAAGCACCATAATGAGGCGAATATGACTGAGGATCAGAA AACGAAGTACCAGGAGCTGATCGGCATGATCAACTCTCAGCAGCTGCTGGTGGAGGCGGGGTCCGCTGATGACGAGGAGGAGCTGAGGCAGGCGCAGCAG GTGATAGTGGAGGAGGGCGCGGAGCTGCTGCAGTACGAGGCCGAGGAGGTGGAGTACGTGGAGGAG